Part of the Leptodactylus fuscus isolate aLepFus1 chromosome 6, aLepFus1.hap2, whole genome shotgun sequence genome, AGTGCATCATAGAGGCCAGTGATCTcccaccaagaggtacactacccaaaagcagCATGTGAGCCACTTTTATGCCCTGTTGTGGCAAGACTGATCTCTAGCCAGACCATAGCAGTAATCATATACATATGGTATATACTGGAGACATAACTGCATGCAGAGTTTTGCAGCAGTCTGACATTTTTCTCTGGATatgtataattttatattttgttgTGTATTTGAAGAGGTTTGCTGCAGTTTATGTGACTGCTGATCTTTACATGCGACTATAAGCGTTATTATGAAATTTAGTGTTGTGCTGATATCTGCTTCACTACCACTGGTATACTTTTTAGTAGCAGCTAAATATCGGCAGTTTTTTCCCCATGGTCTTAATGTTTTGCCTCATATACTAATTTTATATTTGCATTGCAGGTGTGTCAACAGAACAGATCATGCAGACTGGCAATTTACTGCTGCGTGGGTGAGTAGCAAAGAAGTACAAGGTCAATTTATCATAGGGCACAGTTTTTGTGTTTGCGCCCTGTCTATTTTGAATGCACATATCCTTTTACATGCATAGCTCTCGATTCCTTTTTGTCCTATCTTTATACGGAATGTCTTGTCTCTCATCAGGTTCATAGTGGATCGGGTGCAGCGCAGCGCCGTTCCAGATACTGCAGAAGTTCCAGAGCTGGGTGGGGTGGAACAGCTGCAGGTGAATCCTTCTGCAAAAAGACTATGTGAATGCCTTCGAAAGATAGGAGATGAGCTGGACGGGAACATGGAGCTGCAGAGGTACGGACTTGGCTCTTATAGATTTTGTCATCCAAACAATTTTTAGAGATATGCAAATAAGGCTAAAGTGTTATGGGGCATGCCAGAATCTTCAAGGACTCCATCTACTAGTTGAACTGCAATCTGTACACTTGACTGACAGACTCCTCCTATCCTGCAGCTGTGATGAAGCCCTTGTAGGCTCTGGCATTTCCCTTTGCACTTGAGCCCCTGAAAGTTTTTaaagtacttttatatgaaatatgcatgttgtgggaatacccctttatctgTATTGTGTACCTCACATCATTCTGTCTGCTACTCTGATATAGGATGATTGAGCAAGTCCATGGCAACCCTCCCAAGGAGGTCTTCTTACAAGTGGCTACTGAAATGTTTGCTGATGGCAACTTCAATTGGGGGCGAGTGGTAGCCCTTTTCTATTTTGCCTGCAAACTGGTTCTTAAGGTGAGAGTCGTGTTTTAAGATGTCTGGTACAAATTGCGGTTGCAAGTGTTTTGCAAATGTTTTGAGTTAATAGGATATTTAGATTTTCATATTTTTGcttagagataaaaaaaaaattcagtaagCAGGTATAGGAGTAGTCAGATATCTGATACAGGCTTCCTTGACCTACCGCCCAACTACTGACTACAGTGAAGAAACTGTTGATCATAGTGTGAATCAGAAGAGGAAATCCTACATGAAATATATCAAAATCTGAGGACTAACAAGAGAGTTTGCAATTCTGGTGAAAATAAATATCCCAATAGTTTGTAATATATAATTAATTGATGTCGTTTGAAAGTAAATTCGGAGGTTAACTGGAATATGGATGTATTAGATTTGGGGTCTTCTGCTGCACGAACTGTGGACGCAGTGTAACACATCACATGAGCACAGGCAGAAACTCAATTGACCCCTATGATCActtttatgtgtgtgtgtctttAAGACCCTTTTAAAAACGAAAGGGTTTTGCCCTATGTAGGCAACctgttaggctgcgttcacacagagttttcttctggtcaggaaactgactcaaattcccccttctaaaaacgcctcaccataggaccaaaaaactctgtgtgaaagcagccttatatTTCCGTCTTGTGCGCCGTCTTGTTCTAAAGTTTGCGACTTGAAACTAAATGGCAAATTAGGTTGTGTCTGTTGTGGAACTCTGTACACACACCTGGTGATTCTGCACCAAATCTGGACGTTTTACATGTTGGTTTTCCTGGTGATTCATCATTGCTTCCTCTGTACTTTGAATCTATGTTGAAAATCCATGGcaacatgacttttttttttttttatcggttgttttatttctttatttttgtgtgtgtatgttgtcCATTTACTGATGACCGTTGATCTCCTTTAGGCACTTTGGTCGCATGTTCCACAAATGATTCGCACAATCATAGACTGGACTATGGAATACCTTAAAGACCATGTTGTCCAGTGGATACGGGATCAAGGAGGCTGGGTGAGTTGGGTTTATCTTCAGATTAATTTTTCTCTCTAATAATCACACTAAATGGTTCGCTAGACATGAATGAGAGTTAATCGCAATAAGATCATATTCTTAAGAAAACACTCAAGCAGAGACTTTGTAAGAACCCTTGTTAGACAGCATTTTCCCTAATTAGATCTGACATCCTCCAAGGattgtgtatataaatatttcaTTTGCTGCATGCTTCATTATACAAGGTAGCTGCACACTGGGCAGAGCTCCATATTGATCACATAGCTGCTGAACTGAACCTGATTCCTGTCCTCCATAGTTTTGGACTTGTGGAGTGAACATTGCTGCTTGTGGGTTCCAATAAATATtctaaggggttttccagggtagTTCCATCCTTAGgcagaggtcatcaatatcatattgatAAGCAGaaaccccattgatcagctggAATCAGGCGCCACAACAGCTACTGCTAGCTGTCTGCAGAGGCCGAAGTAGTAGGCTCCATAAACTACGTACAGGCCATTCCTGATTGTTGCAGGACAGTTCCTTTTTCTTTGAATAGGAGCTGAGTTTCAGTAACCAGGAACGGCCAGTACATAGCATGGATATCTGTCTTGTAGCATATACTGCTTGTTCTGGCAGTAGCACTGCCAATGTCAGTTGATTGGGGCGATGGGTGTTACAATCCCACCAATTTGATCTTGCTGACATATAGAGAGTAATCTTTAAGATAGGGCAGGACAATTATGACCTAAATTAAAATTGCGATTAGTCAGGCATTGTACCTCGATTAAGATTAATGGCAATTATTTAGGCCACATCCCTTTAAAACACTCCCCCTTTTGAAGTATGAGATTCGCTCAGCAGTTTAGTTTGGTCCAAACATTCAATCCCAACCTGCTGTTATACTGTGGGCTCTCTTCATACCCCATAATATAATCAGCGGAGGCCCATGAGAGGTGAGAAAACataagtgttactcacctttcatGCGCCTCCGATaagaattatactctggggtctgaacagatGCCAGAGCATAATGGCAAGTGACGGAACCATGAAGATTAGACATAAAAAGTACTTTGTAATGATCTACAGGTCCGTCATGTTATTTACATttgtgtcaatgggaacggacaagctatcagtatgtgaccgttctctgcaacagtttaatgtccgttgctgtcatcctatgatggaacacCGTAACAAACATTAAAGACAGCCATATGAACTTCCCTTTATTttaaggcagaatccgcctcaaaaagcacctcccatttaaaaaaaaaaatgggaggtGCCTTgaaaaacacaatgaaatcaataggaggaggAAAAAATgttacgctttttttttttttttactttttgaaaaaaaaaaaattgctagcgtTTTTAAACTTTTAAGTTTTTAGATCTGTACAGTGtgctgtagttaaaaaaaaaaaaaaaaaaaaagtttcctaaagcagatttttttcagcctaCAAAAAACTGTAAACATACGGTTACAGAGCATTGCTGAGGAGAGTCTGTATTCAGCATGTATGTGTTGAATGTGGGTGGCTGTAACATCCAGAGACAGTCGCCTCTCCTTTCCCTGCTCTGTGTAGATCATTACAAAGTACTTTTTATGTCTAATCTGCGGCTATCCATGCTTCTGTCCCTTGCGGTTAGTGGTAGTCACTTGCATTATGGCTCCCA contains:
- the BAX gene encoding apoptosis regulator BAX; translation: MAEKGAGDFPQQEGEGASGGAPGRNERRESSGAASGVSTEQIMQTGNLLLRGFIVDRVQRSAVPDTAEVPELGGVEQLQVNPSAKRLCECLRKIGDELDGNMELQRMIEQVHGNPPKEVFLQVATEMFADGNFNWGRVVALFYFACKLVLKALWSHVPQMIRTIIDWTMEYLKDHVVQWIRDQGGWEGLLSYFGTPTWQTVGVFLAGVLTATVAIWRYS